The proteins below are encoded in one region of Pseudomonas putida NBRC 14164:
- a CDS encoding acyl-CoA dehydrogenase: MDFAYSPKVQALRERVTAFMDAYVYPAEAVFERQVAEGDRWQPTAIMEELKAKARAEGLWNLFLPESEYGAGLSNLEYAPLAEIMGRSLLGPEPFNCSAPDTGNMEVLVRYGSEAQKRQWLEPLLRGEIRSAFAMTEPDVASSDATNMAATAVRDGDEWVINGRKWWTSGACDPRCKVMIFMGLSDPEGPRHQQHSMVLVPTDAPGVKIVRPLPVFGYDDAPHGHAEVLFENVRVPYESVLLGEGRGFEIAQGRLGPGRIHHCMRSIGMAERALELMCKRSVERTAFGRPLARLGGNVDKIADSRMEIDMARLLTLKAAYMMDTVGNKVARSEIAQIKVVAPNVALKVIDRAIQMHGGAGVSGDFPLAYMYAMQRTLRLADGPDEVHRAAIGKYEIGKYVPVELLRSGR; encoded by the coding sequence ATGGATTTCGCCTATTCGCCCAAGGTCCAGGCACTGCGCGAGCGCGTTACTGCGTTCATGGACGCCTACGTGTACCCCGCCGAAGCCGTGTTCGAGCGCCAGGTTGCCGAGGGCGACCGCTGGCAGCCCACGGCAATCATGGAAGAACTCAAGGCCAAGGCCCGCGCCGAAGGGCTGTGGAACCTGTTCTTGCCCGAATCGGAATACGGCGCCGGCCTGAGCAACCTGGAATACGCCCCGCTGGCGGAAATCATGGGCCGCTCGTTGCTCGGGCCGGAGCCGTTCAACTGCTCGGCGCCGGACACCGGCAACATGGAAGTGCTGGTGCGTTATGGCAGCGAAGCGCAGAAACGCCAGTGGCTGGAGCCGTTGTTGCGCGGTGAGATCCGCTCGGCGTTTGCCATGACCGAGCCGGACGTTGCCTCCTCGGACGCGACCAATATGGCCGCCACTGCCGTGCGTGACGGCGACGAATGGGTCATCAATGGCCGCAAATGGTGGACCTCCGGCGCCTGCGACCCGCGTTGCAAGGTCATGATCTTCATGGGCCTGTCCGACCCTGAAGGCCCACGCCACCAGCAGCATTCGATGGTGCTGGTGCCCACCGATGCGCCGGGCGTGAAGATCGTCCGCCCGTTGCCGGTGTTCGGCTATGACGATGCCCCTCATGGCCACGCCGAGGTGCTTTTCGAGAACGTACGGGTGCCTTATGAAAGTGTGCTGCTCGGCGAGGGGCGCGGCTTCGAGATTGCTCAAGGGCGCCTTGGCCCGGGCCGTATCCACCACTGCATGCGCTCGATCGGCATGGCCGAGCGTGCGCTGGAGCTGATGTGCAAGCGGTCGGTGGAGCGTACTGCTTTTGGTCGGCCACTGGCACGGCTGGGTGGCAACGTCGACAAGATCGCCGACTCACGCATGGAAATCGACATGGCGCGGCTGTTGACGTTGAAGGCGGCGTACATGATGGACACCGTCGGCAACAAGGTGGCCCGCAGCGAAATCGCGCAGATCAAGGTGGTGGCGCCAAACGTGGCGTTGAAGGTGATCGACCGGGCGATCCAGATGCATGGCGGGGCAGGGGTGAGCGGCGATTTTCCGCTGGCCTACATGTACGCCATGCAGCGCACCCTGCGCCTGGCCGACGGCCCGGATGAAGTGCACCGGGCGGCGATTGGCAAATATGAAATTGGCAAGTATGTGCCGGTGGAGCTGTTGCGTAGCGGGCGATGA
- a CDS encoding ABC transporter permease: MLLSPNAMGRPLRTGLYLTTGVIAAFLLLPVVFIVLLSFGSSQWLVFPPPGWTFKWYGQFFSNPEWMDAALASLKVAVLTTVAAVLLGLPSAFALVRGRFPGRELLYGLFTMPMIVPLVIIAVAVYALFLKLGYTGTLFAFVVSHVIVALPFTIISIINSLKLFDQSIEDAAVICGASRLQAIFKVTFPAIRPGMIAGGLFAFLVSWDEVVLSVMMASPDLQTLPVKMWTTLRQDLSPVIAVASTLLIGLSLLVMFIAAALRRRTETNA; encoded by the coding sequence ATGCTCCTGTCTCCCAATGCCATGGGCCGCCCGCTGCGTACGGGCCTGTACCTGACCACCGGGGTCATTGCGGCCTTCCTGTTGCTGCCGGTGGTGTTCATCGTGTTGCTGTCGTTCGGCTCGTCCCAGTGGCTGGTGTTTCCGCCCCCGGGCTGGACCTTCAAGTGGTACGGCCAGTTCTTCTCCAACCCAGAGTGGATGGACGCCGCACTGGCCAGCCTGAAAGTGGCCGTGCTGACCACCGTCGCCGCCGTGCTGCTGGGCCTGCCCAGCGCCTTCGCCCTGGTGCGTGGCCGCTTCCCCGGCCGCGAGCTGCTGTACGGGCTGTTCACCATGCCGATGATCGTGCCGCTGGTGATCATCGCCGTGGCGGTGTACGCACTGTTTCTCAAGCTCGGCTACACCGGCACGCTGTTCGCCTTCGTGGTCAGCCACGTGATCGTCGCCCTGCCCTTCACCATCATCTCGATCATCAACTCGCTGAAGCTGTTCGACCAGTCGATCGAGGATGCCGCAGTGATCTGCGGTGCCTCGCGCCTGCAGGCGATTTTCAAGGTCACCTTCCCGGCCATTCGCCCGGGGATGATCGCCGGCGGCCTGTTCGCCTTCCTGGTGTCGTGGGATGAGGTGGTGCTGAGCGTGATGATGGCCAGCCCCGACCTGCAGACCCTGCCGGTGAAGATGTGGACCACCCTGCGCCAGGACCTGAGCCCGGTCATCGCCGTGGCCTCGACCCTGCTGATCGGCCTGTCGCTGCTTGTCATGTTCATTGCCGCCGCCTTGCGCCGGCGCACCGAAACAAACGCCTGA
- a CDS encoding TerC family protein — protein sequence MTALQAFLTTPVLGTSAWLWLVFMAIVIGLLVLDLGVLHRHDREIEMRESLLLYSGYFSVGVLFGAGVWYQLGAQSALEFYTGFLVEQSLSMDNVFVMAMIFSYFAIPRRYQHRVLFWGILGVVFLRAIMIGVGAALVQNFAWVLYIFGAFLLFTGVKMALSKEDSHPDLANNPILKFVRRHMRVTDQIHGSHFFVRQTPPGHSKALRYATPLFLALVLIELADLVFAVDSVPAIFAITQDPFIVYTSNIFAILGLRSLYFALSALMHRFVYLKYALALVLIFIGCKIFYHGMVGKVPALLSLGVTFGLLLGGVVVSLVKTRGEKAEIQPKQPANADGEFSNKKEDPQMRV from the coding sequence ATGACAGCTCTGCAAGCATTCCTCACCACCCCTGTACTCGGTACCAGCGCCTGGTTGTGGCTGGTGTTCATGGCCATTGTCATCGGTTTGCTGGTGCTCGACCTGGGCGTGCTGCACCGCCACGACCGGGAAATCGAGATGCGCGAAAGCCTGCTGCTGTACTCGGGGTACTTCAGCGTTGGCGTGTTGTTCGGCGCCGGGGTCTGGTACCAGCTGGGCGCCCAGTCGGCGCTGGAGTTCTATACAGGTTTCCTGGTCGAGCAATCGCTGTCGATGGACAACGTGTTCGTCATGGCGATGATCTTCAGCTACTTTGCCATCCCCCGACGCTACCAGCATCGCGTGCTGTTCTGGGGCATCCTGGGGGTGGTGTTCCTGCGGGCGATCATGATTGGCGTGGGCGCCGCGTTGGTGCAAAACTTTGCCTGGGTGCTGTATATCTTCGGTGCCTTCCTGTTGTTTACCGGGGTGAAGATGGCGCTTTCGAAGGAAGACAGCCACCCTGACCTGGCCAACAACCCGATACTCAAGTTCGTGCGCCGGCACATGCGGGTCACCGACCAGATCCACGGTTCGCACTTCTTCGTGCGCCAGACCCCGCCCGGGCACAGCAAGGCCCTGCGTTACGCCACCCCGTTGTTCCTGGCACTGGTGCTGATCGAACTGGCCGACCTGGTGTTTGCCGTCGACAGCGTGCCGGCGATTTTCGCCATTACCCAGGACCCGTTCATTGTCTACACCTCGAACATCTTTGCCATTCTTGGGCTGCGTTCGTTGTACTTCGCGCTGTCGGCGTTGATGCACCGGTTTGTTTACCTCAAGTATGCGTTGGCGCTGGTACTTATCTTCATTGGTTGCAAGATTTTCTATCACGGCATGGTGGGCAAGGTACCGGCGCTGCTGTCGTTGGGGGTAACGTTCGGGTTGCTGCTGGGTGGGGTGGTGGTTTCGTTGGTGAAGACGCGGGGGGAGAAGGCGGAGATACAACCCAAACAGCCTGCGAATGCCGATGGTGAATTTAGCAATAAAAAGGAAGACCCGCAGATGCGGGTCTGA
- a CDS encoding ABC transporter ATP-binding protein produces the protein MSAVIKDNAPGKTLVSLRGLNKHYGDFTAVDNLDLEIQDGEFLTFLGSSGSGKSTTLSMLAGFETPSSGEILVDGQSLVNVPPHKRDIGMVFQRYSLFPHLNVRDNIAFPLAIRKLSASETKKRVDAMLKLVQLEQFAHRKPSQMSGGQQQRVAIARALVYEPRILLMDEPLGALDKKLREDLQDELRQLHRRLGITIVYVTHDQEEAMRLSQRIAIFSHGKIVGLGTGYDLYQNPPNAFVASFLGNSNFLRIKASSNGAGSFEGQPVAIRLTPGLSPSQDALIMVRPEKALALTAEQAAREPLPAGWNEVSAKVGEVLFLGESQTCHVVTAGGTELTVKALSAAGMPMQPGDTVKVRWAVADACIYTEWAESDLSKSAGAH, from the coding sequence ATGAGTGCAGTGATCAAAGACAACGCGCCAGGCAAGACCCTGGTCAGCCTGCGCGGCCTGAACAAGCACTACGGCGACTTCACCGCCGTGGACAACCTCGACCTGGAAATCCAGGACGGCGAGTTCCTGACGTTCCTCGGTTCCAGCGGCTCGGGCAAATCCACCACCCTGTCGATGCTGGCCGGCTTCGAAACCCCCAGCAGCGGCGAGATCCTGGTAGACGGCCAGTCGCTGGTGAATGTACCGCCGCACAAGCGTGACATCGGCATGGTGTTCCAGCGTTATTCGCTGTTCCCACACCTGAACGTGCGCGACAACATCGCCTTCCCGCTGGCCATCCGCAAGCTGAGCGCCAGCGAGACCAAAAAGCGGGTCGACGCCATGCTCAAGCTGGTACAGCTGGAGCAGTTCGCCCACCGCAAGCCGTCGCAGATGTCTGGCGGGCAACAGCAGCGCGTGGCGATTGCCCGGGCACTGGTGTACGAGCCACGCATCCTGCTGATGGACGAGCCGCTCGGCGCGCTGGACAAGAAACTGCGCGAAGACCTGCAGGACGAACTGCGCCAACTGCACCGCCGGCTGGGTATCACCATTGTCTACGTCACCCATGACCAGGAAGAAGCCATGCGCCTGTCGCAGCGCATCGCCATCTTCAGCCACGGCAAGATCGTCGGCCTGGGCACCGGTTACGACCTGTACCAGAACCCACCGAATGCCTTTGTCGCTTCGTTCCTGGGCAACTCCAACTTCCTGCGTATCAAGGCCAGCAGCAATGGCGCCGGGAGCTTCGAGGGCCAGCCAGTGGCCATTCGCCTGACCCCAGGCCTGTCCCCCTCGCAGGATGCACTGATCATGGTGCGCCCGGAAAAAGCCCTGGCCCTGACCGCCGAACAGGCTGCGCGCGAGCCGCTGCCGGCGGGCTGGAACGAGGTCAGTGCCAAGGTTGGCGAAGTGCTGTTCCTGGGTGAAAGCCAGACCTGCCATGTGGTGACTGCAGGCGGTACCGAGCTGACGGTGAAGGCACTCTCGGCCGCAGGCATGCCGATGCAGCCGGGCGACACCGTGAAGGTGCGCTGGGCGGTGGCGGATGCGTGCATCTATACCGAGTGGGCCGAGAGTGATTTGAGCAAGTCTGCCGGGGCGCATTGA
- a CDS encoding substrate-binding domain-containing protein, translated as MPRLLVLLLTLIPFATLAEPMHMRAQGSNTIGAALLPALVKGQLHAQQATAIEQQPGKRANETVITARDAHGQPVRIDIAAHGSSTGFIALGRGEADLAAASRPINDSEVRQLRALGDLRAAAAEQVIGLDGVAVIVHPDNPMPQLSTQQLAQIFSGLIQRWEQLGIAGGAIHLYARDDRSGTFETFKALVLEPQHNELSTKARRFESSDELAAQVATDRQAIGFSSLAAVHGAKVLAVAEGDAPAMLPERALVASEDYPLSRRLYFYLPANPKPQARALADFAQSPAGQAIVAQQGFVSQQIKALAVAPLADMPPRYRTLAQRAQRLSVNFRFQEGSASLDNKALRDVQRVAEYLRQAGKLQSKAVLVGFGDPKETPGRAALLSRLRAQAVRRELARDGVELLEVTGMGDELPVAGNELEQGRLRNRRVEVWVY; from the coding sequence ATGCCCCGCCTGCTTGTATTGCTGCTCACCCTGATCCCGTTTGCGACCTTGGCCGAGCCCATGCACATGCGTGCGCAAGGCTCCAACACCATCGGCGCGGCCTTGCTGCCAGCGCTGGTGAAGGGGCAATTGCACGCGCAGCAAGCCACCGCCATCGAGCAGCAACCCGGCAAGCGGGCCAACGAGACCGTGATCACCGCACGCGATGCACATGGCCAACCCGTGCGCATCGACATCGCTGCCCACGGATCCAGCACCGGCTTCATCGCCCTGGGCCGGGGCGAGGCCGACCTGGCAGCCGCCTCGCGGCCGATCAACGACAGCGAAGTACGCCAGCTGCGGGCCTTGGGCGACCTGCGCGCAGCCGCTGCCGAGCAAGTCATCGGCCTGGATGGCGTTGCGGTTATCGTCCACCCCGACAACCCGATGCCGCAACTCAGCACTCAGCAACTGGCGCAGATTTTCTCCGGGCTGATCCAACGCTGGGAGCAATTGGGTATTGCTGGCGGCGCCATCCACCTGTACGCCCGTGACGACCGCTCCGGCACCTTCGAGACGTTCAAGGCGCTGGTGCTGGAGCCCCAGCACAACGAGCTATCGACCAAGGCCCGGCGTTTCGAGTCCAGTGACGAGCTGGCCGCGCAGGTGGCCACCGACCGCCAGGCCATCGGCTTCAGCAGCCTGGCTGCGGTACACGGGGCCAAGGTGCTGGCGGTAGCCGAAGGCGACGCACCGGCCATGCTGCCGGAGCGCGCGCTGGTAGCCAGTGAAGATTACCCGCTGTCACGGCGCCTGTACTTCTACCTGCCGGCCAACCCCAAGCCACAGGCCAGGGCCCTGGCCGACTTTGCCCAGAGCCCGGCCGGCCAGGCGATCGTCGCCCAGCAGGGCTTTGTTTCGCAGCAGATCAAGGCCCTGGCAGTAGCGCCCCTGGCCGACATGCCGCCGCGCTACCGCACCCTGGCTCAGCGCGCGCAACGGCTGAGCGTGAACTTCCGTTTCCAGGAAGGCAGCGCCAGCCTCGACAACAAGGCCCTGCGCGACGTGCAGCGGGTGGCCGAGTACCTGCGCCAGGCTGGCAAGCTGCAGAGCAAAGCGGTGCTGGTAGGGTTTGGCGACCCCAAGGAAACGCCTGGCCGCGCCGCCCTGCTCTCGCGCCTTCGGGCCCAGGCGGTACGCCGCGAGCTGGCGCGCGATGGCGTGGAGTTGCTGGAAGTGACGGGTATGGGCGATGAACTGCCGGTGGCCGGCAATGAGCTGGAGCAAGGGCGACTGCGCAATCGGCGGGTCGAGGTGTGGGTGTATTGA
- a CDS encoding LysR family transcriptional regulator has translation MNLSKVDLNLFIVFDAIYTEANLTRAGQIVGITQPAVSNALSRLRETFNDPLFVRTAQGMVPTPMAQNIIGPVRNALALLRTSVQESRIFNPQQANKTFRISMTDLTEAVILPPLFQRLRRLAPAVLIESFLCKRRETTKELAAGRLDFAIDAPLNTDPQVRHVKLMQDRYVCALRQGHPLADSKLTLDSYLGMTHIHISSRRNGLGYVDLALGKMGVQRKVALRSQHYLMASQVLQQTDMAMTVPERFARRHQLRYQPLPVEVPALETHLYWHESTDQDPANRWMREQITELCERVVDEEEKALQPA, from the coding sequence ATGAACCTCAGCAAGGTCGACCTCAACCTGTTCATCGTGTTCGATGCGATCTACACCGAAGCCAACCTGACCCGCGCCGGGCAGATTGTCGGCATTACCCAGCCTGCAGTGTCCAACGCCCTTTCGCGGCTGCGCGAAACCTTCAATGACCCGCTGTTCGTGCGCACCGCACAAGGCATGGTGCCCACGCCGATGGCGCAGAACATCATCGGCCCGGTGCGCAACGCCCTGGCACTGTTGCGTACGTCGGTCCAGGAAAGCCGCATCTTCAACCCGCAACAGGCCAACAAAACCTTCCGCATCAGCATGACCGACCTGACCGAGGCGGTCATCCTGCCGCCGCTGTTCCAGCGCCTGCGTCGCCTGGCGCCGGCGGTGCTGATCGAAAGCTTCCTGTGCAAGCGCCGCGAGACCACCAAGGAACTCGCTGCCGGCCGCCTGGACTTCGCCATCGACGCACCCCTGAACACCGACCCGCAGGTGCGCCACGTCAAGCTGATGCAAGACCGCTATGTGTGCGCCCTGCGCCAGGGCCACCCACTCGCTGACAGCAAACTGACCCTCGACAGCTACCTGGGCATGACCCATATCCATATTTCCAGCCGCCGCAACGGCCTGGGTTACGTCGACCTGGCGCTGGGCAAGATGGGGGTTCAGCGCAAGGTCGCCCTGCGTTCGCAGCACTACCTGATGGCGTCGCAGGTGTTGCAGCAGACCGACATGGCGATGACCGTTCCCGAGCGTTTCGCCCGTCGCCATCAGTTGCGTTACCAGCCACTGCCAGTGGAGGTGCCCGCACTGGAAACGCACCTGTACTGGCATGAAAGCACTGATCAGGACCCGGCCAACCGCTGGATGCGCGAGCAGATCACCGAATTGTGCGAACGCGTGGTAGACGAGGAAGAGAAGGCCCTGCAGCCCGCCTGA
- a CDS encoding ABC transporter substrate-binding protein, with translation MLLSKRVTAVLSASLLTLACQAAQAADSLNFVSWGGTTQDAQKEAWAVPFTKSTDIKVVQDGPTDYGKLKAMVESGNVQWDVVDVEADFALRAASEGLLEPLDFTQIKRDKIDPRFVSDHGVGSFFFSFVLGYNEGKLGANKPVDWTALFDTKTYPGKRALYKWPSPGVLELALLADGVAPDKLYPLDLDRAFKKLDTIKQDIVWWGGGAQSQQLLASGEASLGQFWNGRVYALQQDGAPVGVSWKQNLVMADFLVIPKGAKNKDAAMKFLANASSAEGQAEFANKTAYAPVNVDSVAKLDKDLAPNLPTAYAQDQVTLDFAYWAKNGQAIAARWNEWLVK, from the coding sequence ATGCTGTTGAGCAAACGTGTAACCGCAGTGCTGTCCGCCAGCCTGCTGACCCTAGCATGTCAGGCCGCCCAGGCCGCTGACAGCCTGAACTTCGTCAGCTGGGGCGGTACCACCCAGGACGCCCAGAAAGAAGCGTGGGCCGTACCCTTCACCAAATCCACCGACATCAAGGTCGTGCAGGACGGCCCCACCGACTACGGCAAGCTCAAGGCCATGGTCGAAAGCGGCAACGTGCAATGGGACGTGGTCGATGTCGAAGCCGACTTTGCCCTGCGCGCCGCCAGCGAAGGCCTGCTGGAACCCCTCGACTTCACCCAGATCAAGCGCGACAAGATCGACCCGCGCTTCGTCTCCGACCATGGCGTCGGCTCGTTCTTCTTCTCCTTCGTACTGGGCTACAACGAAGGCAAGCTCGGTGCCAACAAGCCGGTGGACTGGACTGCACTGTTCGACACCAAGACCTACCCGGGCAAACGCGCCCTGTACAAATGGCCCAGCCCGGGCGTGCTGGAACTGGCCCTGCTGGCCGACGGCGTAGCGCCGGACAAGCTGTACCCGCTGGACCTGGACCGCGCCTTCAAGAAACTCGACACCATCAAGCAAGATATCGTCTGGTGGGGCGGTGGCGCCCAGTCGCAGCAGCTGCTGGCCTCGGGTGAAGCCTCGCTTGGCCAGTTCTGGAACGGCCGTGTCTATGCCCTGCAGCAAGACGGTGCACCGGTGGGTGTGAGCTGGAAACAGAACCTGGTCATGGCCGACTTCCTGGTCATCCCCAAAGGCGCAAAGAACAAGGACGCGGCCATGAAGTTTCTGGCCAACGCCAGCAGCGCCGAAGGCCAGGCCGAGTTCGCCAACAAGACCGCCTACGCCCCGGTCAACGTCGACAGCGTGGCCAAGCTGGACAAGGACCTTGCGCCCAACCTGCCAACTGCCTACGCCCAGGACCAGGTCACCCTCGACTTCGCCTACTGGGCCAAGAACGGTCAGGCCATCGCGGCCCGCTGGAATGAGTGGTTGGTCAAATGA
- a CDS encoding ABC transporter permease, with the protein MKVAINALHNAQGAPTGTGAPGTAPRRASLSQRWKGSRNLLPALLFLGLFFFAPLVGLLLRGVLEPTPGLGNYEQLFANSAYARVLFNTFSVAGVVTLISVLLGFPLAWAITLVPKGWGRWLLNIVLLSMWTSLLARTYSWLVLLQSSGVINKALMAMGIIDTPLEMVHNLTGVVIGMSYIMIPFIVLPLQATMHAIDPMVLQAGSICGASPWTNFWKVFLPLCRSGLFSGALMVFVMSLGYYVTPALLGGAQNMMLPEFIIQQVQSFLNWGLASAAAALLVAITLVLFYLYLKLQPESPVGNAR; encoded by the coding sequence ATGAAAGTCGCCATCAACGCCCTGCATAACGCGCAAGGTGCCCCCACGGGCACCGGCGCCCCCGGAACGGCCCCTCGCCGCGCCAGCCTGAGCCAGCGCTGGAAGGGCAGCCGCAACCTGCTGCCGGCCCTGCTGTTCCTTGGCCTGTTCTTCTTCGCCCCACTGGTCGGCCTGTTGCTGCGCGGGGTGCTGGAGCCAACGCCGGGGCTGGGCAACTACGAGCAGCTGTTCGCCAACTCGGCCTACGCACGGGTGCTGTTCAACACCTTCTCGGTGGCCGGTGTGGTCACCCTGATCAGCGTGCTGCTGGGCTTCCCGCTGGCCTGGGCGATCACCCTGGTGCCCAAGGGCTGGGGCCGCTGGCTGCTGAACATCGTGCTGCTGTCGATGTGGACCAGCCTGCTCGCGCGCACCTACTCGTGGCTGGTGTTGCTGCAAAGCTCGGGTGTGATCAACAAGGCGTTGATGGCCATGGGTATCATCGATACCCCGCTGGAAATGGTGCACAACCTCACCGGCGTGGTAATCGGCATGAGCTACATCATGATCCCGTTCATCGTGCTGCCGCTGCAGGCCACCATGCACGCCATCGACCCGATGGTGCTGCAGGCCGGCTCCATCTGCGGCGCCAGCCCGTGGACCAACTTCTGGAAGGTGTTCCTGCCACTGTGCCGTTCGGGGCTGTTCTCCGGCGCGCTGATGGTGTTCGTGATGTCGCTCGGTTACTACGTCACCCCGGCACTGCTGGGCGGGGCACAGAACATGATGCTGCCCGAATTCATCATCCAGCAGGTGCAGTCGTTCCTCAACTGGGGCCTGGCCAGCGCCGCCGCCGCACTGCTGGTGGCGATCACCCTGGTGCTCTTCTACCTGTACCTGAAGCTGCAGCCGGAATCCCCGGTTGGCAACGCGAGGTAA
- a CDS encoding PAAR domain-containing protein, protein MRVNLEGKGQAVDGDVTTTGAVCIATGAGYLDEGRMVLREGDHTTPCPLCGQVGTVAEGVDHFISDGQRVAMDGALVVCGCSPGSNRVVAPLYEAPPSMYSIAGPTNTHLNPPSATAYPERLPRAVLGALPDSLEPGFYVVPRRMSFPQVLLQLAEHDATLPISRLQRLNPTFEQGFKAGEIFVIGDPDNANACTREEGELMAAAQHARRALEVLDYAEADFMMQHQAEIAGLLSNASLSMGVGKDMLDQGLKQVSHTLTSIEQLHQREFMRHGHLNSPGFFAERRRLLQQLDGQLKTAFLNKQLNLGSYERLRKSLNISTKSLVHHCSKAGGPGQIPGYATHLDKVVRLSKYLEYGGYAAIGLGATSSSLKVQEVCVAGETDDCRKVRFTETGSFAGGLGGGMVGGYIAGAAAAALCGVFAVGTGGLGVPVCGIVPIGAGSAAGSMGIGAAGEKVGEMIYEVMDD, encoded by the coding sequence ATGCGCGTCAATTTGGAGGGAAAGGGTCAGGCGGTAGATGGTGATGTCACTACAACGGGTGCTGTCTGTATTGCGACCGGGGCGGGCTACCTGGACGAAGGCCGAATGGTGCTCCGTGAGGGCGACCACACCACGCCATGCCCTCTTTGTGGGCAGGTGGGAACTGTCGCTGAAGGTGTGGATCACTTTATTTCCGATGGCCAGCGGGTGGCCATGGATGGTGCGCTGGTTGTCTGTGGCTGTTCGCCGGGCAGCAACCGGGTGGTCGCACCGTTATATGAAGCACCGCCTTCCATGTATTCCATTGCGGGGCCTACCAACACCCACTTAAACCCGCCGTCAGCCACCGCCTACCCCGAGCGCCTCCCCCGAGCCGTCCTAGGTGCACTGCCCGATTCGCTGGAGCCTGGTTTCTATGTAGTTCCTCGACGCATGTCGTTCCCCCAGGTGCTGCTGCAATTGGCCGAGCATGATGCCACTTTGCCGATCTCCCGGTTGCAAAGGCTCAACCCGACGTTTGAGCAAGGCTTCAAGGCTGGGGAGATCTTCGTTATCGGTGATCCTGACAACGCCAATGCCTGTACGCGCGAAGAGGGAGAACTGATGGCGGCTGCGCAGCATGCGCGGCGTGCTCTGGAGGTGCTCGACTACGCCGAAGCGGATTTCATGATGCAGCACCAGGCCGAAATCGCCGGCTTGCTCAGCAACGCCAGCCTGTCCATGGGCGTCGGCAAGGACATGCTCGATCAAGGTTTGAAACAGGTCAGTCATACATTGACCAGTATCGAGCAGTTGCACCAGCGGGAGTTCATGCGCCACGGCCATCTGAACAGCCCGGGCTTTTTCGCGGAACGGCGGCGGCTTCTGCAGCAGCTGGATGGGCAGTTGAAAACGGCATTTTTGAACAAGCAGTTGAACCTTGGGAGCTATGAGCGCTTGAGGAAGAGCTTGAATATTTCGACCAAGAGTCTAGTCCATCACTGCTCGAAAGCGGGCGGGCCGGGGCAAATCCCGGGGTATGCAACGCATCTGGATAAGGTGGTGCGGCTGAGCAAGTATCTTGAATATGGTGGGTATGCTGCAATTGGGCTGGGGGCTACGTCATCTTCTCTGAAAGTGCAAGAGGTCTGTGTTGCAGGTGAAACTGATGACTGCCGGAAAGTCCGATTTACTGAAACGGGTAGTTTCGCTGGTGGCTTAGGAGGAGGGATGGTGGGAGGTTACATCGCAGGTGCTGCCGCTGCCGCGCTATGCGGTGTTTTCGCGGTGGGTACCGGCGGCCTTGGTGTTCCCGTATGCGGGATTGTCCCGATTGGCGCCGGCTCTGCGGCAGGCTCTATGGGTATTGGCGCAGCTGGGGAGAAGGTCGGTGAAATGATTTATGAGGTGATGGATGATTGA